One stretch of Oxobacter pfennigii DNA includes these proteins:
- the dapB gene encoding 4-hydroxy-tetrahydrodipicolinate reductase: MIRILLNGCNGRMGQVVSGMVKDDEGITIAAGVDTTPDKFINDYLVYPTLNAVNEKTDVIVDFSNPKGLPILLAYGMENRIPMVICTTGHSPEDKENIKSASEKVAILTSANMSLGVNLLLSLVKQAAKALEENFDIEIIEKHHNQKMDSPSGTALAIADSINSALKEKKEYVYGRHSKTGKRTFQELGIHAIRGGNIVGDHSVIFAGAGEVIEINHSALSRDVFAVGAIRAVKFLYDKDPGLYNMSDVVSNATA; encoded by the coding sequence ATGATAAGGATATTATTGAACGGGTGTAACGGAAGAATGGGCCAGGTGGTATCAGGGATGGTTAAAGATGATGAGGGTATAACCATAGCTGCAGGTGTGGATACCACTCCTGACAAGTTTATTAACGATTATCTCGTTTATCCCACCTTAAATGCGGTAAATGAAAAAACAGATGTAATAGTGGATTTTTCAAATCCAAAGGGCTTGCCTATACTATTGGCATACGGAATGGAAAATAGAATTCCAATGGTAATATGCACAACGGGTCACAGCCCTGAAGATAAGGAAAACATTAAATCAGCATCGGAAAAAGTGGCTATATTGACTTCCGCCAATATGTCCCTTGGTGTAAATCTTTTGTTAAGCCTGGTTAAGCAGGCTGCAAAGGCTTTAGAGGAAAACTTTGACATAGAGATAATAGAGAAGCACCATAATCAAAAGATGGATTCTCCCAGCGGTACGGCTTTAGCCATTGCAGATTCCATCAACAGTGCCTTGAAGGAGAAAAAGGAATATGTATATGGCAGGCATTCAAAGACTGGTAAAAGAACTTTTCAGGAACTGGGGATACATGCCATTAGAGGCGGAAATATCGTAGGAGACCATTCGGTGATATTTGCCGGTGCGGGAGAAGTTATTGAAATAAACCACTCGGCACTATCCCGGGATGTATTTGCCGTTGGTGCCATAAGAGCGGTAAAATTCCTATACGATAAAGACCCCGGATTATATAACATGAGCGATGTAGTTTCAAATGCTACAGCCTGA
- the dapA gene encoding 4-hydroxy-tetrahydrodipicolinate synthase has product MSLFTGSGVAIITPFTEDGVDFKKLEELLEWHVAEKTDAIIVCGTTGEASTMSLDERKAAIKFTIDVINKRIPVIAGTGTNNTKASVEMSKWADENGADGLLVITPYYNKTTQRGCIEHFKAIAKEVTKPIIIYNVPSRTGLNILPETLYELTKVPNIAAVKEASSDIVQITRIAQLCGDKLDIYSGNDDQIVPILSIGGKGVISVVANILPKDTHDMVAKYFEGDLKGSLDLQLKMFDVIKALFIETNPIPVKEALNLMGKNVGELRLPLVNMSEKNLEILKKEMIAYGISIQG; this is encoded by the coding sequence ATGAGTCTTTTTACAGGCTCCGGAGTAGCCATAATAACCCCTTTTACCGAAGATGGAGTTGACTTTAAAAAATTAGAAGAGCTTTTGGAATGGCATGTAGCCGAGAAGACTGACGCCATAATAGTATGCGGTACTACAGGCGAAGCCTCCACCATGAGCTTGGATGAAAGAAAAGCAGCAATAAAATTCACAATAGATGTTATAAATAAAAGAATACCTGTTATTGCAGGTACCGGCACAAACAACACAAAAGCTTCCGTTGAAATGAGCAAATGGGCGGACGAAAATGGTGCGGACGGGCTTTTGGTCATAACCCCCTACTACAACAAGACAACTCAGCGAGGCTGTATTGAACACTTCAAAGCAATAGCAAAGGAAGTTACAAAGCCCATAATAATATACAATGTTCCTTCCCGTACGGGCTTGAACATACTTCCGGAGACATTGTATGAACTTACAAAAGTTCCAAATATAGCTGCCGTAAAGGAAGCCAGCTCCGATATAGTTCAGATAACAAGAATTGCACAGCTTTGCGGCGATAAGCTTGACATATATTCGGGAAACGATGACCAGATTGTGCCCATACTTTCTATCGGAGGAAAGGGCGTAATATCCGTAGTTGCAAATATCCTGCCAAAAGACACTCATGATATGGTGGCAAAATACTTCGAAGGTGACTTAAAAGGCTCATTAGACTTACAGCTTAAGATGTTTGATGTTATTAAGGCATTGTTCATAGAAACAAACCCCATACCGGTAAAAGAGGCACTTAACCTCATGGGTAAAAATGTAGGTGAATTAAGACTTCCCCTTGTAAATATGTCGGAAAAGAATCTTGAAATATTAAAGAAGGAAATGATAGCTTACGGAATCAGCATCCAGGGGTGA
- a CDS encoding aspartate-semialdehyde dehydrogenase, translating into MKKANVAVVGATGMVGRKMLQVLEERDFPIENLYMFSSKKSAGQKIVYCGKEYTVEELTETSFDRGIDIALFSAGGSTSLQFAPIAASKGTVVIDNSSAWRMDESVPLVVPEVNPEDINWNKGIIANPNCSTIQAVVALKPLHDAYGIKRIVYSTYQSVSGAGVSGYSDLEGGYKGDAPKKFLYPIAGNCLPHIDSFLENGYTKEEMKMVNETKKILHDDSLRITATTVRVPVFYSHSESINVEFNKDFSVNEVKELLKRSPGIVLQDDPEKNEYPMPLYTADKDEVYVGRIRRDESLDYGLNMWVVADNIRKGAATNAVQIAQLFLNK; encoded by the coding sequence ATGAAAAAAGCTAATGTTGCCGTAGTAGGAGCAACAGGAATGGTAGGAAGAAAGATGCTTCAGGTTTTGGAGGAAAGGGATTTCCCCATAGAAAATCTGTACATGTTTTCATCAAAGAAATCTGCCGGTCAGAAAATAGTATACTGCGGCAAGGAATACACAGTGGAGGAATTAACCGAGACCTCCTTTGACAGAGGTATTGATATAGCACTGTTTTCTGCAGGCGGCTCCACAAGCCTTCAGTTTGCGCCCATTGCTGCTTCAAAGGGAACTGTAGTAATAGATAACAGCAGTGCCTGGAGGATGGATGAAAGTGTTCCTTTGGTAGTTCCCGAAGTAAACCCAGAGGATATAAACTGGAACAAGGGAATAATAGCAAACCCCAACTGCTCGACAATACAGGCAGTTGTGGCATTAAAACCCCTTCACGATGCCTACGGAATAAAAAGGATTGTTTATTCAACATATCAGTCAGTATCAGGTGCCGGAGTTTCGGGATATTCTGATTTAGAGGGCGGCTACAAAGGCGATGCGCCAAAGAAATTCTTGTATCCAATAGCAGGAAACTGCCTGCCTCATATAGACAGCTTCTTAGAAAACGGATATACAAAAGAAGAAATGAAAATGGTAAATGAAACCAAGAAAATCCTTCACGATGATAGCTTAAGGATAACGGCAACAACTGTAAGGGTTCCTGTATTCTATAGCCACAGCGAATCCATAAACGTTGAATTCAATAAAGACTTTTCAGTTAATGAAGTTAAAGAGCTTTTAAAGAGGAGTCCTGGAATTGTTCTTCAGGATGACCCTGAAAAGAATGAATACCCAATGCCTTTATACACTGCAGATAAAGACGAAGTATATGTGGGCAGGATTAGAAGGGATGAAAGCTTAGACTACGGTTTGAACATGTGGGTAGTTGCAGACAACATAAGAAAAGGAGCTGCAACAAACGCAGTTCAGATAGCCCAGCTTTTCTTAAATAAATAG
- a CDS encoding MBL fold metallo-hydrolase: MELIKINGNTYYIDNPTNVGLYIYKNKYCLMIDTGLNNNVASKIDQILSNNGIKPKYIVNTHNHPDHSGGNAYFREHHPGTIFYTSEDEKLFIENDYMFHSYIYGAYPNKELHKRNAKSKGSYIDNILDWGVNKINDEKFEIISLKGHSQGQIGICTPDKVCFLGDSIFSEDIISKYSFPFLFDIEEQLKTIECIGNLEYDYYILGHGSKAYSNGEMKDLAIKNKLNIEKHLTDIKELLNQPLTKEELFGEICILNNMKISYRSFHLCLSSMSAFLAYLYDKDTISYEIENGKLYYFLV; the protein is encoded by the coding sequence ATGGAATTGATTAAAATAAACGGCAATACATATTATATCGATAATCCCACAAATGTAGGCCTGTACATATATAAAAACAAATACTGTCTCATGATTGATACTGGATTAAATAATAACGTTGCTTCTAAAATTGACCAGATATTATCAAACAACGGAATAAAACCAAAATATATTGTAAACACTCACAACCACCCGGACCATTCCGGAGGCAATGCATATTTCAGGGAACATCATCCCGGCACAATTTTTTACACATCAGAGGATGAAAAGCTTTTTATAGAAAATGATTACATGTTTCACTCATATATATACGGCGCCTATCCTAATAAAGAGCTTCATAAAAGGAATGCCAAATCCAAAGGAAGTTATATCGATAATATCTTGGATTGGGGTGTAAATAAAATAAATGATGAAAAGTTTGAGATAATAAGCCTTAAAGGCCATTCACAAGGGCAGATAGGAATATGCACTCCGGATAAGGTATGCTTTTTAGGGGACAGCATTTTCAGTGAAGATATTATTTCTAAATATTCCTTCCCTTTTCTCTTTGATATAGAAGAACAGCTTAAGACCATTGAATGTATAGGTAATTTGGAATATGATTATTATATCTTAGGCCATGGTTCAAAAGCATACAGCAACGGGGAAATGAAGGATTTGGCCATAAAGAATAAACTGAATATAGAAAAGCATCTGACCGATATAAAGGAGCTTCTTAATCAGCCCCTGACAAAGGAAGAGCTTTTTGGTGAGATATGCATTTTAAACAACATGAAGATAAGTTACAGAAGCTTTCACTTGTGCTTATCCTCTATGTCGGCATTTTTAGCATATCTGTACGATAAGGATACCATCTCATATGAAATAGAAAATGGTAAACTATATTATTTTTTAGTATAA
- a CDS encoding DegV family protein, protein MQTVILTDSCSDLPLSYVEENNIHVIGMAYNFKGQEHIDDFGKTLSYKEFYDNLRAGEMSSTSQINVFTFVEIFKKYVNESKSVLYIGFSSALSGSVNSAKIARETVMEEIPGADITVVDSLCASGGEGLLVYHAVEMLKKGHSKDEIADWAEKNKLKVIHWFTVEDLNHLKRGGRVSSTAAFVGTILDIKPILQVNDEGKLIPITKVKGRKKSIKALADKLKEMIVSPEEQVIFINHGDCLEEAEYLKRLVLEEVKVKDVVINYVGPVVGSHSGPGTLTAFFMGDKR, encoded by the coding sequence ATGCAGACAGTAATATTGACAGATTCCTGCAGCGACCTTCCATTAAGCTATGTAGAAGAAAACAACATTCACGTCATAGGAATGGCATACAATTTTAAAGGTCAGGAGCATATAGATGATTTCGGCAAGACATTAAGCTATAAAGAATTTTATGATAATCTTAGGGCAGGTGAGATGTCCTCCACATCTCAGATTAATGTATTTACTTTTGTTGAGATATTTAAAAAATATGTCAATGAAAGTAAATCAGTATTGTACATAGGCTTTTCATCTGCATTGAGCGGAAGCGTTAATAGTGCCAAGATAGCCAGGGAAACAGTTATGGAGGAAATTCCTGGTGCGGATATAACAGTAGTAGACAGCTTGTGTGCATCAGGCGGAGAAGGCCTTCTTGTATATCACGCCGTTGAAATGCTGAAAAAAGGCCATTCAAAGGATGAAATTGCAGACTGGGCAGAAAAGAACAAGCTTAAGGTCATTCATTGGTTCACCGTTGAAGATTTAAATCATTTAAAAAGGGGAGGAAGGGTATCAAGCACTGCTGCTTTTGTAGGCACCATATTGGATATAAAGCCTATTCTTCAGGTTAATGATGAAGGAAAGCTCATCCCCATAACGAAGGTAAAAGGAAGGAAAAAATCCATAAAGGCTTTGGCAGATAAGCTGAAGGAAATGATAGTGAGCCCGGAGGAACAGGTTATTTTCATAAATCACGGAGACTGCCTTGAAGAAGCTGAATATTTAAAAAGACTGGTACTTGAAGAAGTAAAGGTAAAGGATGTAGTGATAAATTATGTAGGACCCGTTGTAGGCTCTCATTCAGGTCCGGGAACATTGACAGCGTTCTTTATGGGAGATAAGAGATAG
- a CDS encoding exodeoxyribonuclease III: MKIYSWNVNGIRAIMGKGFVEWVNSEKPDILCLQETKAAEDQIDLSAIRDEGYEIFWNAAEKKGYSGVATFSKMKSLSVKYGFETEKFNNEGRIIITEFEDFTLFNIYFPNGQMGEDRLNYKLEFYDEALKYFDSLRDAGKNVIICGDYNTAHREVDLKNPKSNENYSGFLPIERQWIDKLISHGYVDVYRTMYPDTVKYSWWSYRFSARARNIGWRIDYFFVNQDFYSRIKSCDMLNDIQGSDHCPIFIEI; this comes from the coding sequence ATGAAAATATATTCATGGAATGTTAACGGAATAAGGGCCATTATGGGAAAAGGCTTCGTGGAATGGGTGAATAGCGAAAAGCCTGACATATTATGCCTGCAGGAAACCAAAGCAGCAGAGGACCAGATTGATTTAAGTGCAATCAGGGATGAAGGCTATGAGATATTTTGGAATGCAGCCGAAAAGAAGGGATACAGCGGAGTGGCAACCTTCTCTAAAATGAAGTCTTTATCAGTAAAATATGGCTTTGAAACAGAGAAATTCAATAATGAAGGAAGAATAATAATCACTGAATTCGAGGATTTTACCCTTTTTAACATATATTTTCCCAACGGCCAAATGGGAGAGGACAGACTTAATTACAAATTGGAGTTTTATGATGAGGCTCTAAAATATTTTGACAGCTTAAGGGACGCAGGAAAGAATGTGATAATCTGCGGAGACTATAACACGGCACACAGAGAAGTTGACTTGAAAAATCCAAAATCCAATGAAAATTATTCAGGTTTTTTACCTATTGAACGCCAGTGGATTGACAAGCTTATTTCTCATGGATATGTGGATGTTTACAGGACAATGTATCCTGATACAGTCAAGTACTCCTGGTGGAGCTACAGATTCAGCGCCCGGGCAAGAAATATAGGTTGGAGAATTGATTATTTCTTTGTAAACCAGGACTTCTATTCGAGGATTAAAAGCTGCGATATGCTAAATGATATACAGGGGTCAGACCACTGTCCCATATTTATTGAAATATAG
- a CDS encoding heparan-alpha-glucosaminide N-acetyltransferase, which yields MEKANFKIRAWEIDFLRGIALICMIIFHIVFDLRDLYNIPIDYAKGFFYYEGKFSAILFMLISGISSSFSRNNFKRGLKIFSIAMFITLATYIFDPRLIIKFGILHYFGISMMLYGIFKDLNKYLLLITGTVIIVIGNIFSNMTVVSPYLFPIGLISSSFFSSDYYPIFPWFGIFLYGIAIGKFLYKEKRSIFNFTIPDNPINFLGRHSLIVYLLHQPVILFILNVVMKK from the coding sequence ATGGAAAAAGCAAATTTTAAAATAAGGGCATGGGAAATAGATTTTTTAAGGGGAATAGCATTAATATGCATGATAATATTTCATATAGTCTTTGACCTTAGGGATTTATATAATATACCAATAGATTATGCAAAAGGCTTTTTCTATTATGAAGGCAAGTTTTCGGCAATATTATTTATGCTTATATCAGGTATAAGCAGCTCATTTAGCCGCAATAATTTTAAAAGAGGGTTAAAAATATTTTCAATAGCCATGTTTATAACTCTGGCAACATATATTTTCGACCCCCGTCTTATTATAAAATTCGGTATACTTCATTATTTTGGTATAAGCATGATGCTTTATGGTATTTTCAAGGATTTAAATAAGTATTTGCTGCTTATAACAGGGACGGTGATTATAGTAATAGGCAATATTTTTTCAAACATGACTGTAGTATCTCCATATCTTTTTCCTATTGGGCTTATATCATCAAGCTTTTTTTCGTCGGATTACTACCCCATATTCCCCTGGTTCGGCATATTTTTATACGGTATTGCCATAGGAAAATTCTTATATAAGGAAAAGAGGAGCATATTTAATTTCACCATACCCGATAACCCCATCAACTTCTTAGGGAGGCATTCGTTGATTGTGTATCTTTTGCACCAGCCTGTTATTTTATTTATACTAAATGTAGTGATGAAAAAGTAA
- a CDS encoding methylenetetrahydrofolate reductase C-terminal domain-containing protein: MDSDINKFKESLFDKSKMSVTWELVPGRGANEKTQEAVIENAKLAAKGQRIHALTLTDNPGGVPAITPEGLASEVIKLGIEPLVHFTCKDKNRNELEGLLYSLDRTKVRNILVMTGDYVYAGFLGRPKPVFDLEPMHVLMLLEEMNKGLEYKGIRGIIKHNPSDFFAGAVCSPFKQTEAETMVQYYKLKMKISSGAKYIVSQIGYDARKIHELLLFINSLNLNIPVIGNIYVLSHGTAKLMNKNRIPGVIVTDKLLSEIENESYSPDKGAEAKLLRCAKLYAIMKGMGYAGVHIGGHGIRYEDVEYIIDKGEELSGTWMDFLPQFDYPIRDGFYYFEKDEKTGLNRDAVSERRERPLDTKVELVYPMSKIVHSLMLEPGTPLWKPMRAICKAIEDTPLEEPFHFVEHISKTVLYHCKDCGDCALPDVAYVCPMSQCPKQIRNGICGGSYLGWCEVYPFKKKCEWVRAYARLKNSGKTRELDHDVIPPCNYHLTQTSSWINLYLGRDHNAKKYGVEPVHKKIH, translated from the coding sequence ATGGACTCAGACATAAATAAATTTAAAGAATCTCTTTTTGATAAAAGTAAAATGTCTGTTACCTGGGAGCTGGTTCCCGGAAGAGGAGCAAATGAAAAGACCCAGGAAGCTGTAATTGAAAATGCAAAATTAGCGGCCAAAGGCCAAAGAATTCATGCCTTAACCTTAACGGATAACCCGGGAGGGGTGCCTGCAATCACACCCGAAGGCTTAGCCTCTGAAGTAATAAAGCTCGGTATAGAACCTTTGGTTCATTTTACCTGCAAGGACAAGAACAGAAATGAATTGGAAGGCCTTTTGTATTCGCTGGACCGCACAAAGGTCAGGAACATACTTGTTATGACCGGTGATTATGTATATGCAGGATTCCTCGGCAGGCCAAAGCCGGTATTTGATTTAGAGCCCATGCATGTTCTGATGCTTTTAGAAGAGATGAATAAAGGCTTAGAATACAAAGGGATAAGAGGAATCATAAAACATAACCCAAGCGATTTCTTCGCAGGTGCCGTATGTTCCCCCTTCAAGCAGACCGAGGCAGAAACCATGGTTCAGTATTATAAGCTCAAAATGAAAATCAGCTCCGGTGCCAAATATATTGTCAGCCAGATTGGCTACGATGCGAGAAAAATCCATGAATTGCTTCTTTTTATTAACAGCCTTAATTTGAATATTCCTGTTATAGGCAATATTTATGTGCTGTCTCACGGCACAGCCAAGCTTATGAATAAAAACAGAATTCCCGGTGTCATCGTAACAGATAAATTGCTGTCGGAAATTGAAAATGAAAGCTATTCACCTGATAAAGGAGCAGAAGCAAAGCTTTTAAGGTGTGCAAAGCTTTATGCTATTATGAAGGGAATGGGATATGCCGGGGTACATATAGGCGGCCATGGCATAAGATATGAGGATGTTGAGTATATCATAGACAAAGGAGAGGAATTGTCAGGTACATGGATGGACTTTTTACCTCAATTTGACTACCCCATACGGGACGGGTTTTATTATTTCGAAAAAGATGAAAAGACGGGCCTTAATAGGGACGCAGTTTCTGAAAGAAGAGAAAGGCCATTGGACACCAAAGTGGAATTGGTTTACCCCATGTCAAAAATAGTTCACAGCCTTATGCTGGAGCCGGGTACTCCTTTGTGGAAGCCCATGAGGGCTATATGCAAGGCCATTGAAGACACTCCATTGGAAGAGCCTTTTCATTTTGTTGAACATATTTCAAAAACCGTACTTTATCATTGCAAGGATTGCGGCGACTGCGCTCTTCCGGACGTGGCATATGTCTGCCCCATGTCCCAATGCCCGAAGCAAATAAGAAACGGTATTTGCGGAGGAAGCTACCTCGGCTGGTGTGAGGTATATCCTTTTAAGAAAAAATGCGAATGGGTAAGAGCTTATGCCCGGCTAAAAAACAGCGGCAAAACCCGGGAGCTGGACCATGATGTGATACCGCCCTGTAATTATCATTTGACTCAGACTTCATCCTGGATAAATCTATATTTGGGAAGAGATCATAATGCTAAAAAATACGGTGTTGAGCCTGTTCATAAAAAAATACACTGA
- a CDS encoding methylenetetrahydrofolate reductase C-terminal domain-containing protein: protein METKINKFKESLLDKDTLSVTWELVPGRGAHEKAQEEAIEYAEQAAKGGRVHALTLTDMPGGNPAIAAESLAAEIVKLGIEPLVHFTCKDKNRNQIEGLLYALDRAEARNLLIMTGDYVYTGYTGRPKPVFDLDPMHVLSLVNEMNDGLEYKGMRGTIKHKPSDFFAGAVSSPFKKTEAEQMAQYYKLKMKVASGAQFIISQIGFDARKIHELIHFIKSNGWDIPVVGNIYVLSYGTAKLMNNNKIPGCVVTDKMLKELEEESKAPDKGKAARMLRAAKMYALFKGIGYAGVQIGGHGIKYEDVEYIIDKGEELSKDWMSLIPEFNYPIPDGFYYYEKDEKTGLNIDKFTERKGRPLDTKVELVYPLSTFTHALMLEPGTPLWGPMKFVCKNIEGTKLEKAFHFVEHMAKTALYDCKDCGDCALPDVGYVCPMSQCPKNQRNGACGGSYDGWCEVYPGKKKCAYVRAYSRLKKKGHEHELDHDVNTPLNYDTYQHSSWINMYLGRDHNAAKYGVERIEKKK from the coding sequence ATGGAAACAAAAATTAATAAGTTTAAAGAATCCCTTTTAGACAAGGATACTTTATCTGTAACATGGGAGCTTGTTCCTGGAAGAGGAGCTCATGAAAAGGCTCAGGAAGAAGCAATCGAATATGCTGAACAGGCAGCAAAAGGCGGCAGAGTGCATGCTCTTACATTGACCGACATGCCCGGCGGTAATCCCGCAATCGCAGCCGAAAGCCTGGCAGCAGAAATTGTCAAATTAGGGATTGAACCTTTGGTTCATTTTACCTGTAAGGACAAAAACAGAAACCAGATTGAAGGTCTGCTTTATGCCCTTGACCGTGCGGAAGCAAGAAACCTTCTTATTATGACCGGTGACTATGTATATACCGGTTACACAGGAAGGCCAAAGCCTGTATTCGACCTTGATCCTATGCATGTTTTATCATTAGTTAATGAAATGAACGACGGTTTGGAATACAAAGGCATGAGGGGTACTATCAAGCATAAACCCAGCGATTTCTTTGCAGGAGCTGTTAGTTCACCGTTTAAAAAGACAGAAGCTGAGCAGATGGCACAATACTACAAATTAAAAATGAAAGTTGCTTCCGGTGCTCAGTTCATAATAAGCCAGATTGGTTTTGATGCAAGAAAAATTCATGAACTTATTCATTTTATTAAATCCAACGGCTGGGATATACCTGTAGTTGGCAATATTTATGTGCTGTCTTACGGCACAGCCAAGCTTATGAATAATAACAAAATTCCGGGCTGCGTAGTAACAGACAAAATGTTAAAAGAATTAGAAGAAGAAAGCAAAGCACCGGATAAGGGTAAAGCTGCAAGAATGTTAAGAGCTGCAAAAATGTATGCCCTGTTTAAAGGTATAGGATACGCCGGAGTTCAAATCGGCGGCCATGGAATAAAATATGAAGATGTTGAATACATCATCGACAAAGGTGAAGAGCTCAGCAAAGATTGGATGAGCCTTATACCCGAATTTAATTATCCTATTCCTGACGGTTTCTACTACTATGAGAAAGATGAAAAGACCGGCTTAAATATAGACAAGTTTACCGAGAGAAAAGGAAGGCCATTGGATACAAAAGTAGAACTTGTTTATCCATTGTCTACCTTTACTCACGCATTGATGCTTGAGCCCGGAACCCCATTATGGGGCCCAATGAAATTTGTCTGTAAAAATATAGAGGGAACCAAGCTGGAAAAAGCATTCCACTTCGTGGAGCACATGGCAAAAACTGCTCTTTATGATTGTAAAGACTGCGGAGACTGTGCACTTCCTGACGTAGGTTATGTTTGTCCTATGTCACAATGCCCCAAGAACCAGAGAAACGGAGCTTGCGGCGGAAGCTATGACGGATGGTGCGAGGTATATCCCGGAAAGAAAAAATGCGCTTATGTACGTGCTTACTCAAGACTTAAGAAAAAAGGCCACGAACACGAGCTGGATCACGATGTAAATACACCGTTAAATTATGATACTTACCAGCACTCTTCATGGATTAACATGTATCTTGGAAGAGATCATAACGCTGCTAAGTACGGTGTTGAAAGAATAGAAAAGAAAAAATAA
- a CDS encoding lipoate--protein ligase, giving the protein MLYIYNDSINPYFNLACEEYVLKNFEDDCFMLWRNGPSIIIGKNQNTLSEINLEYVRNNNIPVVRRLSGGGAVFHDLGNLNFTFTSGSKDKNFNDFKKFTLPIIEVLNNLSVNAEFSGRNDITIEGKKISGNAQYSIGNRMLHHGTLLFASQIADISAALKVKEAKFEGKSVKSVSSRVTNISSHLKTPLDIMKFTQLIMEHVKNTDNEGTIYDLTNEDISNIQKLADEKYSTWEWNFGGSPKYTFHNEKKLPGGLVEAYLDVKGGIITSAKIYGDFFGMEDISALEGVLLGIKHDEGQLAKALSSIDITKFISGISVDDLVFVLWGI; this is encoded by the coding sequence TTGCTTTACATCTACAACGATTCCATCAACCCATATTTTAATCTGGCCTGCGAAGAATACGTACTTAAGAATTTTGAAGATGATTGCTTTATGTTGTGGAGAAACGGTCCCAGTATAATAATAGGCAAGAATCAAAATACATTATCTGAAATAAATCTTGAATACGTCAGAAACAACAACATACCTGTTGTCAGAAGGCTGTCAGGCGGAGGTGCTGTTTTTCATGATTTGGGAAACTTAAACTTCACATTTACCTCCGGCAGCAAAGATAAAAATTTTAATGACTTTAAAAAATTCACCCTTCCTATAATAGAAGTTTTAAATAACCTTTCCGTAAATGCTGAATTTTCCGGAAGAAACGATATTACAATTGAAGGTAAAAAAATATCCGGCAATGCCCAATACAGCATAGGAAATAGAATGCTTCATCATGGAACCCTTTTATTTGCTTCTCAAATTGCAGATATTTCAGCTGCTCTTAAAGTAAAGGAGGCAAAATTTGAAGGAAAAAGCGTAAAATCTGTTTCAAGCCGTGTAACTAATATAAGCAGCCATTTAAAGACACCTCTGGATATTATGAAATTTACACAATTGATAATGGAACATGTGAAAAACACGGACAATGAAGGTACAATATATGATTTAACAAATGAAGACATTTCAAACATACAGAAGCTTGCCGACGAAAAATATTCTACCTGGGAATGGAATTTCGGAGGCTCTCCCAAATACACATTCCACAATGAGAAGAAGCTTCCCGGCGGCCTTGTAGAAGCCTATTTGGATGTTAAAGGCGGCATTATTACTTCAGCTAAAATATATGGGGATTTTTTCGGCATGGAGGATATTTCGGCATTGGAAGGAGTTCTTTTAGGCATAAAGCATGATGAAGGACAATTAGCGAAGGCATTATCTTCAATTGATATTACAAAGTTCATATCTGGTATAAGTGTTGATGATCTGGTTTTCGTCCTTTGGGGGATATAA
- the gcvH gene encoding glycine cleavage system protein GcvH encodes MKIIEGLYYTKNHEWLKVSATKAYAGITDYAQHELGDIVYVELPETGTDLKQDEAFGAVESVKAASDIFMPVSGTITEANDAVVDDPSLVNQDAFENWMISFDIRDLSELENLMDAAAYEEFCNREE; translated from the coding sequence ATGAAGATTATTGAAGGCTTGTATTACACTAAGAATCATGAATGGTTAAAGGTATCGGCAACAAAGGCATATGCCGGTATAACAGATTATGCCCAGCATGAATTGGGAGATATCGTATATGTGGAATTGCCAGAAACAGGAACAGATCTAAAGCAGGATGAGGCATTTGGTGCTGTCGAATCTGTAAAAGCTGCATCGGATATATTTATGCCTGTATCCGGTACAATTACTGAAGCAAACGACGCAGTAGTTGATGACCCTTCTCTGGTTAATCAGGACGCCTTTGAAAACTGGATGATTTCATTTGATATAAGGGACCTGTCCGAGCTTGAAAATTTGATGGATGCAGCTGCATATGAGGAATTCTGCAACCGGGAGGAATAA